caaatcagtttaattttcatgaCGTAATAGTCAAAGTAATTGggattctgatttttgccatcGTGAGTTTATCATCTGTTCTAATCAAATGTAAAACCTGTTAGCAGGCTGCTGTTGAGAGACTCAGACTGTGAGGAGTCTCTCCAAGTTTGACCCTGGTCTTTCTCACCAACAACGTGTCTCACAGGACACGATGCCGGTGGAACGGATGAGGATGCGGCCATGGCTGGAGGAGCAGATCAACTCGTGTCAAATCCCAGGCCTTAAATGGGTCAACAAAGTAAGAGTTTAAGACTCCCACATACACCCTTGCAAATTTTAATGGTTCAGAGCTGACAGATGTTGGTGTCTGCAGGAGAAGAGGATCTTTCAGATCCCATGGATGCATGCTGCTCGTCACGGCTGGGACCTGGAGAAGGACGCTCCGCTGTTCATGAGATGGGCCATCCACACTGGTAAGACAGGAACAGACAGAGTCTGTAGTAGGGATGTTCAGTACTGTTATCAGGTATCAGAGTCTGTAGTAGGGATGTTCAGATACTGTTATCAGGTATCAGAGTCTGTAGTAGGGATGTTCAGTACTGTTATCAGGTATCAGTGTCTGTAGTAGGGATGTTCAGATACTGTTATCAGGTATCAGAGTCTGTAGTAGGGATGTTCAGATACTGTTATCAGGTATCAGAGTCTGTAGTAGGGATGTTCAGTACTGTTATCAGGTATCAGTGTCTGTAGTAGGGATGTTCAGATACTGTTATCAGGTATCAGTGTCTGTAGTAGGGATGTTCAGATACTGTTATCAGGTATCAGTGACTGTAGTAGGGATGTTCAGATACTGTTATCAGGTATCAGAGTCTGTAGTAGGGATGTTCAGATACTGTTATCAGGTATCAGAGTCTGTAGTAGGGATGTTCAGATACTGTTATCAGGTATCAGAGTCTGTAGTAGGGATGTTCAGATACTGTTATCAGGTATCAGAGTCTGTAGTAGGGATGTTCAGTACTGTTATCAGGTATCAGTGACTGTAGTTGGGATGTTCAGATACTGTTATCAGGTATCAGTGTCTGTAGTAGGGATGTTCAGATACTGTTATCAGGTATCAGTGACTGTAGTAGGGATGTTCAGATACTGTTATCAGGTATCAGTGACTGTAGTAGGGATGTTCAGATACTGTTATCAGGTATCAGTGACTGTAGTAGGGATGTTCAGATACTGTTATCAGGTATCAGTGACTGTAGTAGGGATGTTCAGATACTGTAATCAGGTATCAGTGTCTGTAGTAGGGATGTTCAGATACTGTAATCAGGTATCAGTGACTGTAGTAGGGATGTTCAGATACTGTTATCAGGTATCAGAGTCTGTAGTAGGGATGTTCAGGTACTGTTATCAGGTGTCAGAGTCTGTAGTAGGGATGTTCAGATACTGTTATCAGGTATCAGAGTCTGTAGTAGGGATGTTCAGATACTGTTATCAGGTATCAGTGTCTGTAGTAGGGATGTTCAGATACTGTTATCAGGTATCAGAGTCTGTAGTAGGGATGTTCAGATACTGTTATCAGGTGTCAGTGCTGAGGTCTAAGTCTCGACAGTGTTTCTGATGCTGTGATGTATATCTGATGTTCCTGTGCTGAGACTCTGGGGTTTGTCTCTGTAGGTAAATACCAGCCTGGCGCAGACCGCCCAGATCCAAAGACATGGAAGGCGAACTTCCGCTGTGCCATGAACAGCCTCCCAGATATCGAGGAGGTGAAGGACAAGAGCATCAAAAAGGGAACCAATGCCTTCAGGGTGTATAAGATGCTCTCGTCCTCAGAGAGGAGCATGAAGAAAGGTGAGTGCAGCCGATCCTCAGACGTGTGGTCAGAACCTCAACACCTGACCTGATCCACTACGTGGTTCTAACACGGACTTAACAGGTCTGATCGGGGGTTGAGAATCCTGATCAGTGTTTGGGCATGACAGCATCatatcacagtttaaaacaaaagtttaaagcCCTCACCAGCAGCCTCGTTTATAAAACTGTGCGTAGGAAAGATCACTACAGCTGGCGTACGCCGGAAACACAGGAAATGCGTGTGCACAAAAACTTTCAGATTTTTAACAGAGTGCGCACGCACGTCCTACGCCTGTTTCCATTTATAAATCACTATCAACTCTAAAGTTGTTGCACGTGAGGGAACACTTTGCCCCGCCCATATGGTGCCTATAGAAGGTCAGGTGAACGCCCTTGATGAATATTCAATGATATCCGTTTCACGATGGACCAAGACGGAAAACGAAcgaaaaaaagaaattccacTCAATGTGAGGTCGCGATATTAATAGGAGAGGTGGACACACGCAGAGTCTTATTGGGTGGCCACAGTTTGGGCATCACTAACGCCAGAAAGGCTAAAGAGTGGAAGCGTGTGGCTGATGCTGTAAATAACGTTCCTCAGAGGGTCGGACTGTGGCTGAAGTAAAAAGAAATGATCCGACATAAAAGTGGAGGCGAAAA
The genomic region above belongs to Cheilinus undulatus unplaced genomic scaffold, ASM1832078v1 Contig10, whole genome shotgun sequence and contains:
- the LOC121506607 gene encoding LOW QUALITY PROTEIN: interferon regulatory factor 2-like (The sequence of the model RefSeq protein was modified relative to this genomic sequence to represent the inferred CDS: substituted 1 base at 1 genomic stop codon); amino-acid sequence: MTARTTDSQPPRTTDRGDTMPVERMRMRPWLEEQINSCQIPGLKWVNKEKRIFQIPWMHAARHGWDLEKDAPLFMRWAIHTGKYQPGADRPDPKTWKANFRCAMNSLPDIEEVKDKSIKKGTNAFRVYKMLSSSERSMKKGKKRTDKEGKAKGNQEAGSPGRTPSTGGVIDYSKQETIKQEVMEPTVTGSASGILHXSLSSECFGS